The Edwardsiella tarda ATCC 15947 = NBRC 105688 region GCAACGCCCCGGCGCTCACCTTATAATCGACGCGCTTGGCCAGGATACCCTTTGGGGTGATATCGGGCCGGCGTTGCGCCGTCGCCGGAGGGATCCGTAAGTAAAATCTTCCGTCTGCTCATGGCGTTAGCATGGCCGGTCGGCTTTCTTCCGGCGCCGTGGCGCCGTAGAATCCCGCGCGGATTTTGATTCAAGCAGTCTGACAGGGGTAGACATGACCTTAGAACGTACCTTTTCCATCGTAAAACCGAATGCGGTTGCCAAAAATGTGATCGGCGCCATCTATGCACGCTTTGAGGCGGCAGGGTTGTCGATCGTCGCCGCTAAGATGGTGCACCTGACGCGCGAGCAGGCGGAAGGCTTCTATGCCGAGCATCGCGAGCGTCCTTTCTTTACTGGCTTGGTCAACTTTATGACCTCTGGGCCGATCATGGTACAGGTACTGGAAGGGGAGGACGCGGTTCGGCGCAACCGTGAGATCATGGGGGCAACCAACCCGGAGAATGCCTTGGCGGGCACACTGCGTGCGGATTATGCCGATAGCCTGACGGAGAATGCGGTGCATGGCTCCGATTCGCCCGCCTCCGCCGAGCGGGAGATCGCCTACTTCTTCAGCGCCGACGAGCTCTGCCCGCGCACGCGTTGAAGCCGTAGTCTGGCGGTGAAATCCGCCCCGGATGCACGATCGCCATGGCATCGTCTGGCGAGAGTGAGTACAATATAGCGCCCCGTGTTTCTACCGGGGCGTTATTGTCTACCCGTTTTTCCATCTCGCCGCAGGCGGCGCGATGGCAATGAGCCGCAAAGTGTAACAACGAGGCCTAGCTATTTTTATGTCCAAGAATCCTTCATCGCATGCGGGCCGTGCGCCCGATGCCACTGCCGTCGAGTCTCCCTTGTCTGATATTCATCTTAACCCACTCTCTGCCGAGGGGGCGCCTTGCGCAGCCCAGCCGGCGGAAAAAATTAACCTGCTTGATCTGAACCGTAAGCAGATGCGTGAATTCTTCGCCGCGATGGGCGAAAAACCGTTCCGTGCCGATCAGATCATGAAGTGGATCTATCATTATTGCTGCGACGACTTCGATGCGATGACCGATATCAACAAGGTGCTGCGCGCCAAGTTGAAACAGGTGGCGGAGATCCGGGCGCCGGAAGTGGCGGTGGAGCAGCGCTCCTCCGATGGCACCATCAAGTGGGCTCTCCAGGTCGGTGACCAGCGAGTCGAGACGGTCTACATTCCGGAAGACGATCGGGCCACCCTGTGTGTCTCGTCCCAGGTGGGCTGCGCGCTGGAGTGCAAATTCTGTTCGACGGCACAACAGGGCTTTAACCGTAACCTACGGGTGTCGGAAATCATCGGTCAGGTCTGGCGCGCGGCCAAGATCATTGGCGCTCAGAAGGTCACCGGCAACCGTCCGATCACCAACGTGGTGATGATGGGGATGGGTGAGCCGTTGCTCAATATGACCAACGTGATCCCGGCGATGGAGATCATGCTGGATGACTTTGGTTTCGGCCTCTCCAAGCGGCGTGTCACCCTCTCCACCTCAGGGGTGGTGCCGGCGCTGGATAAGCTGGGCGACATGATCGACGTGGCGTTGGCTATTTCGCTGCATGCCCCGAATGACGCGATCCGCGACCAGATCGTGCCGATCAACCGTAAGTACAACATCGAAACCTTCCTGGCGTCGGTGCGTCGTTACCTGGAGAAATCCAATGCCAATCAGGGGCGGGTGACGGTCGAGTATGTGATGCTGGACCATGTCAACGATGGGACGGAGCACGCCCACCAACTGGCGGAATGCCTGAAGGATACCCCATGTAAGATCAACCTGATCCCATGGAACCCCTTCCCGGGCGCGCCCTTTGGCCGCAGCTCCAACAGCCGGATCGACCGTTTTTCTAAGGTGTTGATGGAGTATGGCTTTACCGTCATCGTGCGTAAGACGCGTGGTGATGACATCGACGCGGCCTGCGGTCAGTTGGCCGGCGAGGTCATCGACCGAACCAAACGGACCCTGAAGAAGCAGGCGGCCGGGGAACCTATCAACGTGCGCGAAGTCTGATGTAACAGGGCGCCCGTCGCTGATTGGCGGCGCGCGCCTCACATCGAGGCTTGCTCGCATGCGAGAGTGCGGGAGCAAGGGATGAGAACGATAAGGGCGGTGATGAGTTGGGGGTTGGCCGTCGTGCTGGCCGGGTGTGCTGAACGGTCAGTCGAGACCTCACCGGATCGCGCGGCGGCGTTACCGCTTCCGCAGCAGGCATTTACGGCGTTGGCACGCGGCGATCTGCCGCAGGCACAACAGGCGCTCTCACAACTCTCGGCCTCCGCGCCTGATGACTATCGTACCTTGCTGCTGACGGCGATGTATCAGCAACAGCGCGGTCAGTTGCAAACGGCCGCGCAAGGCTATCGCCAGGCACTGGCGGCGGCGCCGGACAGCGCCACCGTGATGAATAATTACGGTGCGTTTCTCTGCACTTTAGGGCAGTATGTAGCGGCGCAACAACAGTTTAACGCGGCGGCCTCCCGCTCCGATGAGGGATGGGTTGCCGGCGCATTTTTCAGCGCAGGAAGCTGCTTCTTGCATGCCGCCCGTCCCGATGAGGCGCGTAGACTTTTCATCCGTGCGTTGAAGGCGGATCCGCAGCAGGGCGCGCACCTGCTGGCGGCGGCCTCGCAAGCGCTACAACAGGGTAAGCGCACGGAAGCACGACTGATGTTGGATGTTTACAATCATATTTTACCGGCTAGCGCCGATAGTTTATGGTTACAAATCCGTTTCGCTGCGTTAGATGGGCGCCAGACGAACCTTGAACGTTATGGCAAACAACTGGCGCGAAATTTTCCACAATCCCAACAGTACCAGCAGTTCCTAGCGAATGAATACTGAAGCCTCCCAAGATCAAGCAGCACCGATGAGCACTGGCGAGCGTCTGCGCCAGGGCCGTGAACGTTTAGGGCTTACCCAGCAGCAGGTGGCAGAACGCCTGTGTCTGAAGCTCTCGACAATACGAGATATCGAAGAAGACAAGGCCCCCGATGGCTTAGTGTCAACCTTCGTCCGTGGCTATATCCGCGCCTATGCCAAGCTGGTACAGATCCCCGAGCAGGAGATCGCACCGCTGCTGGCCAAGCAGGCACCGGTCCGGGCGGTAAAAATGGCGCCGATGCAAAGCTTTTCGCTGGGCAAGCGGCGTAAGAAACGCGAAGGCTGGTTGATGACCTTCACCTGGCTGGTGATCTTTGTGGTAATTGGCATCACCGGGTCATGGTGGTGGCAGAACCATAAGGCTCAGCAGCAGGATATCGTCGAGATGGCCGATGAGTCCTCGGCGCAGCTGGCGAAACAGCAGCAGGCTCAGCCCGTCGACTTGTCCGCCTCCGCGGCGTCGGCGGCGGATGACGCGGCGGCCAGCACGGCATCCTCCTCCCAGCCTGCGACCCCTATCGCCCCGACCAGCAGCGATAGCGCGGCCCCGGCGGCGCAGGGTGAGAGCACCCCTCCGGCCGTCAACGCCGCCAACGGGAGCGCGCAAGCGACTCCGGCACCGAGCGCGACGACGGCACCCGGCGCGGTAGTGGCGCCGAGCCAAGCCGATGTCACGCCGTTATCTACGGCGTTGCCGACGGCGGCGGCTAGCGTTGCGGCAGGGAGCGAGGCGGCGAGCACACAGCCTCTGGTCATGCACTTTAACGACAAGTGCTGGCTGGAAGTGCGTGATGCCAGCGGTAAGATCCTGTTCAGCGGCTTGCAACCGGCAGGGGCGAAGCTCGAACTTTCCGGTAAGGCGCCTTACCGTCTGAAGATCGGCGCGCCAGCGGCGGTGCAGATCCAGTATCTGGGCAAGCCGGTCGATCTGAGTCGTTTTATCAAGTCAAGCCAGGTTGCCCGTTTGACGTTAGACGCACAACCTGCGGCGGCTAACTGAGTTACGGCAAGGGCGGAGAGAAGTCATGCATAACGCATCCCCCATCAAGCGCCGTAAATCGACGCGTATCAATGTCGGCAGTGTGCCGATCGGTGACGGCGCTCCGATTGCCGTCCAGTCTATGACCAACACCCGTACCACCGATGTGGCGGCGACGGTGGCCCAGATCCGCGCCTTGGAGCGGGTCGGGGTCGATATCGTGCGGGTCTCGGTGCCGACCATGGAGGCGGCCGAGGCCTTTAAGCTGATTAAGCAGCAGGCCCAGGTGCCGCTGGTGGCGGATATCCACTTCGACTACCGCATCGCCTTGAAGGTGGCGGAGTACGGCGTGGACTGCCTGCGCATTAACCCCGGCAACATCGGCAACGAGAGTCGCATCCGTTCGGTGGTCGACTGCGCGCGTGAGCGCGGTATTCCCATCCGTATCGGGGTGAACGCCGGCTCGCTGGAGAAGGATATCCAGGAGAAGTATGGCGAACCGACGCCGCAGGCGTTGCTGGAGTCGGCCATGCGTCATGTCGACATTCTGGATCGGCTCAACTTCGATCAGTTCAAGGTCAGCGTGAAGGCCTCCGACGTCTTCTTGGCGGTCGGGGCGTATCGCCTATTGGCGGAGCGTATCGATCAACCGCTGCATCTGGGGATCACCGAGGCGGGCGGCGCCCGTAGTGGCTCCGTCAAGTCGGCGATCGGGCTGGGCATGCTGTTGGCGGAAGGGATCGGCGATACCTTGCGTGTGTCGCTGGCCGCCGATCCGGTGGAAGAGGTCAAGGTCGGGTTCGACATCCTCAAGTCGCTGCGTATCCGTTCTCGCGGCATCAACTTCATCGCCTGCCCGACCTGTTCGCGTCAGGAGTTTGACGTGATCGGCACGGTGAATGCGTTGGAGCAGCGTCTGGAAGATATCGTCACGCCGATGGATGTCTCCATCATTGGCTGTGTAGTTAACGGCCCGGGCGAGGCGTTGGTCTCGACGCTGGGGGTGACAGGCGGCCATAATAAGAGCGGGTTTTACGAAGATGGCGTGCGTCAGAAAGAGCGTTTCGACAACAGCGCCATCATCGATCAGTTGGAGGCGAAGATCCGCGCCAAGGCGGCGCAGTTGGATGAGAAGATGCGAATCGGCATCACCCAACTGGACGCCTAATGACATGCACGGCGCCGCGTCGGCGGCGCCGTAGTCTGCCCGCGTTGAAGAGGGACTAGCGTTGCCTCTATAATCGGGCCAGTTTTTGCAAATTACATAGAGAGTTGACGTGGCTAAGAATATCCAGGCCATTCGTGGCATGAACGACTATCTGCCGGCAGACACGGCGCTGTGGCAGCCGATCGAGGCGGCGCTCAAGCAGGTGCTGGCCAGCTACGGCTACAGCGAGATCCGTTTGCCGATTGTAGAGCAGACCCCGTTATTCAAACGCGCCATCGGCGAAGTGACCGATGTGGTTGAGAAAGAAATGTATACCTTCGAAGACCGCAATGGCGACAGCCTGACGCTGCGTCCAGAAGGGACCGCGGGTTGCGTGCGCGCCGGGATCGAGCATGGTCTGCTGTACAATCAGGAGCAGCGTCTGTGGTACATCGGGCCGATGTTCCGTCATGAGCGTCCGCAGAAGGGGCGCTATCGCCAGTTCCATCAGTTGGGTGCCGAGGTGTTTGGCCTCGCCGGTCCAGACATCGATGCCGAAATCATCATGATGACCGCTCGCTGGTGGAAAGTGTTGGGCATCGCCGAGCACGTGGCGTTGGAACTGAACTCCATCGGCTCGCTGGAGGCGCGCGCTAACTATCGCGATGCGCTGGTCGCTTATCTGGAGCAGTATAAAGATCAGCTGGACGAAGACTGCAAACGTCGCATGTACAGCAACCCGTTGCGTGTGCTGGATTCGAAGAATCCCGACGTGCAGGCGCTGTTGAACGATGCCCCGCGTCTGTCAGATTATCTGGACGAGGAGTCTCGCACCCACTTCGCCGGGCTATGCCGCCTGCTGGACGACGCCGGTATTGCCTACACGGTGAATGAACGCCTGGTGCGTGGCTTGGACTACTATAACCGTACCGTATTCGAGTGGGTGACGAACAGCCTGGGCGCCCAGGGCACCGTCTGTGCCGGTGGCCGTTACGATGGTCTGGTGGCGCAATTGGGCGGCCACGCCACACCGGCGGTCGGCTTCGCCATGGGGCTGGAGCGTCTGGTGCTGCTGGTACAAGCGGTTAACCCGGACTTCCTGCCGCAGCGTACGGTCGATGTCTACCTGATCGCCGTCGGCGAGGGGACCCAGAGCGCGGCGATGCGCCTGGCCGAGCAGCTGCGTGATGCGCTGCCGCAGATGCGTCTGATGACTAACTACGGCGGCGGTAACTTTAAGAAGCAGTTCGCTCGTGCCGACAAGTGGGGCGCCCGTATCGCCCTGGTGCTGGGAGAGAGCGAAGTGCAGAGCGGTCAGGTGAATGTGAAGTGCCTGGCAAGCGGCGAACAGCAGAGCGTGGCGCAGGATCAGGCCGCGGCGTTGTTGGCGACCATGTTGGGCTAAGGAGTAAGAAACCGTGGAAGTCTATAGCACAGAGAACGAACAGGTTGATGCCATCCGCCATTTCTTGCAAGAGTATGGTAAAACGCTGGTGGTCGGGGTGGTGATCGGCGTCGGCGCACTGTTTGGCTGGCGTTATTGGGCCAACCATCAACAGGCCGGCATGGCGCAGGCTTCCCAAACTTACCAGCAGGCCAGTGAGGCGCTGAGCGGCGGCAAGCAGGATGGGGTCGCGCTCAGCGAGGCCTTCATCAAAGAGAACGCCAATAACTATGGTGTCTTGGCTGCGCTTCAGCTGGCGCAACACGAGGTCGATAAGGCCGAGTTTAGCAAGGCGCAGAGCCAGTTAGCCTGGGCGGCAGGACAGGCAAAGGATGAAAACCTGAAGGCGCTGAGCGATCTACGTCTGGCGCGGGTACAACTACAGGATAACCAACTGGATGCCGCGCTGAAGACCCTGGATGGCGTCACCGCCAAAGGGTGGCAGGCGTTGGCTCAGGATGTGCGCGGTGATGTGTTGCTGAAGAAGGGTGACGCCAAGGGCGCGCGCGAGGCCTACAGCAAAGGGCTGGCAGAGGGGGCCTCTCAGTCATTGCAGGCGCTACTGCGAATGAAACTGAATAATTTATCCAGTTAAGGGGATAATCGATGCAATTGCGTAAAACGCTCCTGGTCGGCTTACTGTCAGCAACCATGCTGAGCGGGTGCTCCTGGTTTAGCGGCGAGACGGATACGGTGGTGATGGCGCCGTTGCCGCAGGTTGAAAACCAGTTTACTCCACAGACGGTCTGGAGCCGCTCGGTGGGTAACGGTGTCGGTGATTTTTACTCCCACCTGCGTCCGGCGTATCAAGATAATCATATCTATGCCGCCGATCGTCAGGGGCTGGTGATGGCGATGAACGCCGAAAATGGCGACAAGCTGTGGTCGGTGAATCTGGGTGAGAAGGACGGCTGGTTCTCACGTAGCGACGCGTTGCTCTCCGGCGGGCTGACCGTTGCCGGTAGTAAGCTGTATGTCGGCTCCGAGCACGCGGTGGTGTATGCGCTGAATAGCGACGACGGCAGCG contains the following coding sequences:
- the ispG gene encoding flavodoxin-dependent (E)-4-hydroxy-3-methylbut-2-enyl-diphosphate synthase, which codes for MHNASPIKRRKSTRINVGSVPIGDGAPIAVQSMTNTRTTDVAATVAQIRALERVGVDIVRVSVPTMEAAEAFKLIKQQAQVPLVADIHFDYRIALKVAEYGVDCLRINPGNIGNESRIRSVVDCARERGIPIRIGVNAGSLEKDIQEKYGEPTPQALLESAMRHVDILDRLNFDQFKVSVKASDVFLAVGAYRLLAERIDQPLHLGITEAGGARSGSVKSAIGLGMLLAEGIGDTLRVSLAADPVEEVKVGFDILKSLRIRSRGINFIACPTCSRQEFDVIGTVNALEQRLEDIVTPMDVSIIGCVVNGPGEALVSTLGVTGGHNKSGFYEDGVRQKERFDNSAIIDQLEAKIRAKAAQLDEKMRIGITQLDA
- the pilW gene encoding type IV pilus biogenesis/stability protein PilW → MRTIRAVMSWGLAVVLAGCAERSVETSPDRAAALPLPQQAFTALARGDLPQAQQALSQLSASAPDDYRTLLLTAMYQQQRGQLQTAAQGYRQALAAAPDSATVMNNYGAFLCTLGQYVAAQQQFNAAASRSDEGWVAGAFFSAGSCFLHAARPDEARRLFIRALKADPQQGAHLLAAASQALQQGKRTEARLMLDVYNHILPASADSLWLQIRFAALDGRQTNLERYGKQLARNFPQSQQYQQFLANEY
- a CDS encoding YfgM family protein, yielding MEVYSTENEQVDAIRHFLQEYGKTLVVGVVIGVGALFGWRYWANHQQAGMAQASQTYQQASEALSGGKQDGVALSEAFIKENANNYGVLAALQLAQHEVDKAEFSKAQSQLAWAAGQAKDENLKALSDLRLARVQLQDNQLDAALKTLDGVTAKGWQALAQDVRGDVLLKKGDAKGAREAYSKGLAEGASQSLQALLRMKLNNLSS
- a CDS encoding bifunctional tRNA (adenosine(37)-C2)-methyltransferase TrmG/ribosomal RNA large subunit methyltransferase RlmN, whose protein sequence is MSDIHLNPLSAEGAPCAAQPAEKINLLDLNRKQMREFFAAMGEKPFRADQIMKWIYHYCCDDFDAMTDINKVLRAKLKQVAEIRAPEVAVEQRSSDGTIKWALQVGDQRVETVYIPEDDRATLCVSSQVGCALECKFCSTAQQGFNRNLRVSEIIGQVWRAAKIIGAQKVTGNRPITNVVMMGMGEPLLNMTNVIPAMEIMLDDFGFGLSKRRVTLSTSGVVPALDKLGDMIDVALAISLHAPNDAIRDQIVPINRKYNIETFLASVRRYLEKSNANQGRVTVEYVMLDHVNDGTEHAHQLAECLKDTPCKINLIPWNPFPGAPFGRSSNSRIDRFSKVLMEYGFTVIVRKTRGDDIDAACGQLAGEVIDRTKRTLKKQAAGEPINVREV
- the ndk gene encoding nucleoside-diphosphate kinase, with the protein product MTLERTFSIVKPNAVAKNVIGAIYARFEAAGLSIVAAKMVHLTREQAEGFYAEHRERPFFTGLVNFMTSGPIMVQVLEGEDAVRRNREIMGATNPENALAGTLRADYADSLTENAVHGSDSPASAEREIAYFFSADELCPRTR
- the rodZ gene encoding cytoskeleton protein RodZ yields the protein MNTEASQDQAAPMSTGERLRQGRERLGLTQQQVAERLCLKLSTIRDIEEDKAPDGLVSTFVRGYIRAYAKLVQIPEQEIAPLLAKQAPVRAVKMAPMQSFSLGKRRKKREGWLMTFTWLVIFVVIGITGSWWWQNHKAQQQDIVEMADESSAQLAKQQQAQPVDLSASAASAADDAAASTASSSQPATPIAPTSSDSAAPAAQGESTPPAVNAANGSAQATPAPSATTAPGAVVAPSQADVTPLSTALPTAAASVAAGSEAASTQPLVMHFNDKCWLEVRDASGKILFSGLQPAGAKLELSGKAPYRLKIGAPAAVQIQYLGKPVDLSRFIKSSQVARLTLDAQPAAAN
- the hisS gene encoding histidine--tRNA ligase — its product is MAKNIQAIRGMNDYLPADTALWQPIEAALKQVLASYGYSEIRLPIVEQTPLFKRAIGEVTDVVEKEMYTFEDRNGDSLTLRPEGTAGCVRAGIEHGLLYNQEQRLWYIGPMFRHERPQKGRYRQFHQLGAEVFGLAGPDIDAEIIMMTARWWKVLGIAEHVALELNSIGSLEARANYRDALVAYLEQYKDQLDEDCKRRMYSNPLRVLDSKNPDVQALLNDAPRLSDYLDEESRTHFAGLCRLLDDAGIAYTVNERLVRGLDYYNRTVFEWVTNSLGAQGTVCAGGRYDGLVAQLGGHATPAVGFAMGLERLVLLVQAVNPDFLPQRTVDVYLIAVGEGTQSAAMRLAEQLRDALPQMRLMTNYGGGNFKKQFARADKWGARIALVLGESEVQSGQVNVKCLASGEQQSVAQDQAAALLATMLG